Proteins encoded within one genomic window of Salmo trutta chromosome 11, fSalTru1.1, whole genome shotgun sequence:
- the LOC115201939 gene encoding protein krueppel-like has translation MRPDADKPYACPTCGKRFAEANYVKKHQRVHTGVKPFSCTQCHMRFAQAGDLRWHQRVHTGEKPYSCPQCEKRFSRQYQLNVHLKIHTGETPFACTQQCC, from the coding sequence ATGAGGCCGGACGCAGATAAGCCGTATGCCTGCCCCACGTGTGGGAAGCGCTTTGCTGAGGCGAACTATGTGAAGaagcaccagagggtccacactggggtgaaaccttttagctgtacccagtgtcacatgcgcttcgcccaggctggtgacctgaggtggcaccagagggtccacacaggggagaaaccctacagctgcccccagtgtgaaAAGAGATTCTCCCGCCAGTACCAGCTGAATGTGCACCTGAAGATCCACACGGGAGAGACGCCGTTCGCCTGTACtcaacaatgttgttga